Genomic segment of Bacteroides stercoris ATCC 43183:
AATTACAAATTACTCTTATTGAGGCGCAAAAGTACAAAAAATACCTGTAACTGCCTTCTTTTAAGGACAGAATATTATTGCGGTTTTGCAGCAGATTGCCTTGAAGCATAAAATATTCCGTTCCAACTGACGGGAAGACTGAAATCATGTTTATTCTCCATGCTTTTGCTTTTTATTATATAATAACATTGAAAAAGAGCGGAATAACTTATGCTATTCCGCTCTTTTTCAAATATTTGCTTTTATATCTTAGTTGGTTCTTTTCCGTGTAGGCATTTAACCGTTCATGCTCATCAGGAATTCATCGTTGTCTTTGGTTTTTTCCAAACGGTCTTTTACGAAGTCCATTGCCTCTATCGGGTTCATATCGGCAAGATACTTGCGGAGAATCCACATGCGATCCAGCGTTTGCTTGTCTTGCAGCAAGTCATCGCGACGAGTGCTGGAAGCAACGATATTGACAGCCGGGAAGATGCGCTTGTTGGACAGGTTGCGGTCGAGTTGCAGTTCCATATTACCAGTACCTTTGAACTCTTCAAAGATCACTTCGTCCATTTTGGAACCGGTATCTATAAGCGCCGTAGCAAGGATGGTCAGCGAACCACCGCCTTCAATGTTGCGGGCAGCACCGAAGAAGCGTTTCGGCTTGTGCAGTGCGTTGGCGTCCACACCTCCGGACAATACTTTACCCGAAGCCGGGGAAACAGTATTGTAGGCACGTGCCAAACGTGTTATGGAGTCAAGGAAGATAACAACGTCATGTCCGCATTCTACCATTCTTTTGGCCTTCTCCAAAACAATGCCTGCTATTTTCACGTGACGTTCTGCCGGTTCGTCGAAAGTAGAGGCAATAACCTCTGCATTTACGGTACGGGCCATGTCGGTAACTTCTTCCGGACGTTCATCAATCAATAGCATAATCATGTACACTTCCGGGTGGTTGGCTGCAATGGCGTTGGCAATGTCCTTCATCAGAATAGTCTTACCCGTTTTGGGCTGTGCTACGATTAGTGCGCGCTGGCCTTTACCAATGGGCGCAAAGAGGTCTACTACACGGGCAGACAGGGAGTCGGAATATCCGCCTTTGCAAAGTTTGAATTTCTCGTCCGGGAAGAGCGGGGTGAGATGTTCGAACGGTACACGGTCGCGTACAAAAGCCGGGTCACGTCCGTTAATCTTGGATACTTTTACCAGCGGGAAATATTTCTCTCCTTCCTTGGGTGGACGGATAACACCTTCCACTACATCACCGGTCTTCAGGCCGAACAGCTTGATTTGTGATTGTGAAACGTAAATATCATCGGGAGAAGAAAGGTAGTTATAATCGGATGAGCGCAGGAATCCATAACCGTCCTGCATGATTTCCAATACGCCGGTTCCTGTGAGTATATCGTCAAATTCGTACGCCTTTTCGCGTTCTATTGCCGGCTTGCGTTCGGAAGCAACATAATTCTCATTGTTGTTCTGTTGTTGTGCAGGACGTTGCTGCTGTTGTGCAGGACGCTGGTTGTTATTGTTACGATTGTTGTTGTATGGCGTATTGTTATCGCGGAGGCGAAGACGGGAGCGTTGTTGCGGTTGCTCTGTTGCAGGAACAGGAGTTTCTGCTTTGGTAGCTTCGAATTTGCCGATGAGCTCTGACGGCAGTTCTATTTTTTCGGTTGGCAAATCCTCGATGGGGATAAAGTCATCCTCTGCTTCCGGCAAGACAGGACTTTCATCCGGTGTAGGCTGGGGGGCTGCAACAACTTTCTTGGGTTCTGCTTTTTTCGGCTCTGTAGTTTCTACTTTAGTTTCTGCCGGAACGGTTTTAGGTGTTTCCGCTACGGGAGCCGCTTCTTGTTTTACTTTGCGAGGACGTCCCGGTTTGCGTTTGGGAACTTCAGTCTCTGCTGCGGGAGTTGCGGCTACGGCCGGTTCTTTAGCCGCCTCTGCTGCTTGTACGGAAGCTTGTACGGCAGGTGCTTCTTCGGTTTTCCCTTTTGTGAGTTCACCGTTCTTATTGGCTGTGAATACCTTGTCCGCTGCTTCTTTCTTGACCGTTACGCGAGAACGTTTTTGCTTGTCCCCTTTACGTTCTTCTTTTAATTTGTCGGCTGCTACTTTCTTGGTTGCTCCAGCAATGGCTTGTTCGTCAAGTATCTTGTAAACGAGTTCTTCTTTTTTGAGAGAGTCTGTTTTTTTGATACCCAATTCTTGGGCAATAGCTTGCAGTTCCGACAAATTTTTGTCGTTTAATTGAATGATATTATACATATAGTATATGTGTGAATGGTTTTTACTTATATCGGTAAGTCTACCTTTTGTAAATTATGATTTAATAGGGATATTTGTTATTGAACCGGAAATCTGACTAACAATCCTCACCTCAGCAAGGAGTTGCAGAATGTTTCAACGGCACAAAGGTAATAATAATTTTTGGTTTCATAAATAAATCGTCTTTTTTTTAATTTTAAAAGTCTATCTTTGTTTCATTATTATATAAGAAACAGATTTATGAATATATATGCAGTTCGTTTGATTACTTTTTCGCCTACCCATACCTCTAAACAAGTGGGCGAGGCGATTGTTCGCGGTACGGGCATTTCCGATGTTGCCCGGACAGACCTTACTTTCCACCCGGCCGGCAAATTGGAAATTCCTGAAAGCACCTTGACGGTGATAACCGTCCCCGTCTATGGCGGGAAGGTGGCACCCCTGGGATTGGAGCGGATGAAAGACGTTCATGCTTCCGGTGCTCCGGCGGTGCTGGTTGCTGTGTATGGTAACCGTGCCTATGAAAAAGCATTGGTGGAGTTGGACGCATTTGCATCGGACAGAGGATTTAAAGTGATTGCCGGTGCTACGTTTGTAGGCGAGCATTCGTACAGTACGCAGCAAAATCCCATAGCTGCAGGGCGGCCGGATGCAGATGACTTGCAGTTTGCAGAAACTTTCGGCGCTAAGATACGGACTAAAATCGAAGCGGCAGCCGACATGGATAAGCTCTATGCCGTTGACGTCAACCGTATTCAACGTCCCCGTCAGGCGTTTTTTCCGTTATTCCGTTTCTTGCGGAAGGTGGTGAAACTACGCAAAAGCGGAGTTCCTATGCCGCGCATTCCGGCTGTCGACACAGAACTTTGCAACCATTGCGGATACTGCGTGAAGCATTGTCCGGCAGGCGCCATCGTGAAAGGCGATGAGTGTAGTACCGATGTGGAAAAGTGTATTCGCTGCTGTGCTTGTGTAAAAGGGTGTCCGCAAAAGGCCCGTACTTTTGATACGCCGTTTGCCGCCTTGCTTGCCGATTGCTTTAAGAAGCAGAAGGAAAATAGGATTATCTTGTAAGTAGATTCTGACATATCTGCCTTCGGGCATAAATTGAGTTCAAAGAGTATTTTCAGCTTCTTTTGAAACTCTATTCGGTTTGTTTTTATAAGAAGCATAACGGGGTATGTGACGAATAAAAATAGAAAAATATCTTCAAACAAGGAGTGCTGAAGAAGATTTAAGCAGGTTCTTAAGGAGAAGGATTCTTGTCGGAGAGGAGAGATGTTCTCTTCAGGTAAGAAGCCGGTAAATATAGGAGAAGAACTTTATCTCCGGTCTGAAGATGGGTGTCTTTAGGCTGGAGAGATCCGTTTTTAGGTTAAAGTTCTGTATTTCTAACCTAAAGATGAAATGGATAATGGGGTACTCTTCGGATGCAGAGTTATACCACTTGGGGCTCAGGGTGTGACAGGACTGTCCCCGGCGGGAAGAAGCCGGACTGTGAGTACCCGTTTTGTAGAGGCACCGATGCGGAAACGGTTGTCCGTTCTTTCACCTATCAGCCAGATAATCTCTTCGCCGCAACATAATACCCATTGCTGCTCTTTGCGCAAAAGGGAGAACTTCCGGTCGGTCATATAGTCGCTTACTTTTTTCCGGCCTTTCATGCCGAATGGAATAAAAGAGTCCCCTTGTCGCCAGGGGCGCAGAAGGAGAGGATGTGTCAGTTTATCCGCATCAAAGCAGGCAGTGTTCTTGTCGCGGGGAATGACAAAGTCCGGGGTAAAGACATGTTCTTCCATTGCCAGTGCGGGTTGTATGGGGTGTCGGTGTGCTTCAATCAGCAGATATTCGCGGTCTTTCACGATGCACCAATGTTCCGAAGTGAAGATCTTTCCCGGCTGTCCTTCCAGCGAACGGTATATGTCTCTGATTTGGGCAGTGTTAAAGCCGAGCGGGTATAGGATTTCAAACAGTAATGTTGCGGGGGCCGGTTCCTGCATCAGTCTCTCGATGCAGATGCCCTCTGCTGTCCGCACCCGTTTTATGCCTTCGTCTATCCCTTGTTTATATATGGCGGATGCGCCATCCAGATGCTCGGCGGTGTTGAGAATGCTTTCTTTGACGGATGGGTTGATTTCCTGCATCATGGGCAACAGGTTCAAGCGTATTTTGTTACGAGTGTATTCATCCTGCAGATTGGTGCTGTCCGTTACGTAATCCTGCCCTATGCGGTTCAGATAACTGATGATTTCTTTGCGTTCCAGGCAAAGCAACGGACGTACGATGTGCCCGTTTTTGGGGCGTATTCCCCGTAACCCGTTGATGCCCGTACCACGTATCAGGTTCAGCAGGAGGGTTTCCACGCTGTCGTCCTGGTGATGGGCCACGGCAATGGCGTCGGCATTGATTTTCTGCCGTATTTCCTCAAACCATCCGTAACGTAGTTCGCGTGCGGCCATTTCAATGGAGATGTGCCGTTCTTCGGCAGTGCGCGCGGTGTCGAAGTGGACGGTGTGTAGCGGTACTTGTTGTTTTACGCACAGTTGGCGGACAAATGCCTCATCTCTGTCGGATTCTGCACCTCGCAGGTGAAAATTACAGTGCGCAGCTTCGCAGTCGTAGCCCGACGCTTGCAACAGTCGTAATAAAGCGACGGAATCCGCACCGCCGCTTAGGGCGACAAGTACCTTGTCTGTCGGTTGCAAAAGCTGTTTCCGGTTGATATATTGTGCTACTTTTTCCTTTTCCATAGCGGCAAATATACATGTTTCTTCCCGGATTTTGTTACTTCCGTGCCGAAAGGTTGCTTTGGCAGACCGTTGTCAGCTTGCTTACAATGCAGAATCGGCTCTCTTTGATACCTCTTATTTAAAAACATTCTAAATTGTTTGCGCTATACGGACTTATCCTTTATCTTTGCGGCAAAAATAAAAAAGGCAGAAGACTATGCGTTTGTCCGAATTGAAAACCGGTGAGAAGGGAGTAATCGTTAAAGTGCTGGGACACGGAGGTTTCCGTAAGCGAATCGTGGAAATGGGATTTATCAAAGGGAAAACCGTTGAGGTGTTGCTGAACGCCCCTCTGAAAGACCCCATCAAGTATAAGGTGATGGGATATGAAATCTCTTTACGGCGTCAGGAAGCTGAGATGATTGAGATTGTCGGTGAAAAGGAAATGTGTCGGGAGTCCGTGCAGCTCGACTATCACGAGGGATGGAGCGAAGATATGCGTTTGGACGAAGAGGAACTGAAACGTATCGCTTTAGGAAAACGCCGCACCATCAATGTTGCTTTGGTGGGTAATCCCAATTGCGGCAAGACATCCCTTTTCAACATCGCCTCGGGTTCGCACGAGCATGTGGGTAATTACAGCGGTGTCACCGTAGATGCTAAAGAGGGGTATTTTGACTTTCAGGGGTATCATTTCCGCATCGTCGACTTGCCTGGCACTTATTCGCTTTCTGCCTATTCTCCCGAAGAGATTTATGTGCGCCATCACATCATCAACGAAACTCCGGATATCATTATTAATGTGGTGGACTCTTCCAATCTGGAACGGAACCTGTATCTCACCACCCAGTTGATTGACATGAACGTGCGCATGGTTATCGCGCTTAACATGTACGACGAACTGGAAGCAAGCGGGAACACGTTGGATTACGTAAAACTCGGTCAGTTGTTTGGCGTGCCGATGCTGCCTACCATCAGTCGCACCGGAAAAGGCATAGAACAGCTTTTCCATATTATCATCGGCATTTACGAGGGTGGTGATTTTCTGGATAAAAAAGGTAAGATACGTGCCGAAATCCTGAATGATTTGCGCAACTGGCACAAGGAGTATGTACCCGACCATGACTTCGGCACTCATAAGGAGGAGAAGGAGCATCCGGCAGGCTTTTACCGCCACATCCATATCAATCACGGGCCGGAATTGGAGCGGAGCATTGAAGAGGTGAAACGCATAATCAGTGTCAACGAGAATATACGGTATAAATACTCCACGCGCTTTCTTGCTATTAAGTTGCTGGAGAATGACGAGGATTTGGAGAAGACCGTACAGGAGTTTCCCAATGGGAAGGATATTATTGAAGTCCGTAACCGCGAAGTGCAACGCCTGCGTAATGTAATAAACGAAGATAGCGAGCAGGCCATTACAGATGCCAAATACGGTTTTATCGCCGGTGCGCTTCGCGAAACCTATGTGGACAAGCAAGAGGATACGGCACGTACAACGCGTGTGATAGATTCCATTGTGACACATCGAGTATGGGGGTATCCCATCTTTTTTCTGTTCCTGTATCTGATGTTTGAAGGAACATTCATCTTGGGAGATTATCCCATGCAGGGCATTGAATGGCTGGTAGGTGCGTTGGGCAGTCTGGTGCGTGACAACATGTCTGAAGGACCGCTGAAGGATTTGTTGGTGGACGGCATTATCGGCGGTGTAGGCGGGGTGATTGTCTTTTTGCCCAATATCTTGATTCTATATTTCTTCATATCTTTGATGGAGGATTCCGGATATATGGCGCGTGCCGCCTTTATCATGGATAAGATAATGCATAAGATGGGTCTGCACGGCAAGTCTTTTATCCCTCTGATTATGGGATTCGGTTGCAATGTACCGGCTATTATGGCCTCGCGTACTATTGAAAACCGGAAGAGCCGACTGGTGACCATGCTTATCAATCCGCTGATGTCGTGCAGTGCACGTTTGCCTATTTATTTGCTGTTGGTGGGGGCGTTTTTCCCGAACAATGCCAGTTTGGTATTGCTGATAATCTATGCTATCGGCATTTTACTGGCTGTGGTTATGGCACGACTTTTCTGTCGCTTTCTGGTAAAGGGAGATGACACGCCGTTTGTTATGGAGCTTCCTCCTTACCGCATACCGACGTCGAAGTCCATTTTTCGCCATACTTGGGAGAAAGGCGCGCAATATCTGCGCAAAATGGGAGGTATCATCATGGTGGCTTCCATTGTGATATGGGCGTTGGGGTATTATCCGGACCACGATGCATATCAGGATGTGGCCGAACAGCAGGAAAACTCGTATATCGGCAGAATAGGCAAGGCTGTTGAACCGGTGATAGAGCCGTTAGGCTTTGATTGGAAACTGGGTGTCGGTATCCTTTCCGGTGTAGGGGCCAAGGAACTGGTGGTAAGTACGCTGGGAGTTCTGTATGCAGATGATGCCGAAGCCGATGCGGTGAGCTTGGGCGAACGGATTCCGATTACTCCGTTGGTGGCTTTTGGCTATATGGTGTTTGTATTGATATATTTCCCGTGCATCGCCACCTTAGCGGCCATTAAAGGAGAATCGGGCAGTTGGAAATGGGCTTTGTTTGCAGCGGTGTACACTACTGTCCTTGCATGGGTGGTGTCCTTTGCAATTTATCAGATAGGGGGGCTGTTTGGATGAGTAATTGGCAAAATTGGGCGGTAGCTCTCATTTTATTGTTGTGTATCGTCCGTATTGGACAGCGTGTTTATGCTTTTTTCATGAAAGTAAAAGAAAAACGTAATCCTTGCGAGAATTGTGCAACAGGCTGTGAATTAAAGCAATTGTACGAAAAGAAACGCTTGGAATGCAGTGACGGTAAAAAAGAAATAAAGAAAAAATGCTGTTGATAGTTGGTAGTTTCAAAAAAATGACTACCTTTGCAACCGCAAACGAGAAAGATTGGTTCCTTGGATGAGTGGCTTAGTCAGCGGTCTGCAAAACCGTGTACGGCGGTTCGAATCCGCCAGGAACCTCAAACACCCCTTTCAGATAATTTCTGGGAGGGGTTTTATTTTAAGATAAGCAAAAATGGTACTACATTGGTACTACAAAATCAACGTGAGGGATTTGTAGGTTAAGCATAATAAAAGGGGTCAACGTAACAATCTGAGGGAGGGTCAACGTAAAAACCTGAGGGATTCATAGCTTATGCATAAATTTTCGCCAGTCTGAACAGGAAGAAAGCTCTGTCCTTTACTCCTCTGAATTGTGTGCGGAACTCCTTTATTTTTGCATTGAACGATTCGGAAGCAGCGTTTGTTGAACGTCTGTCAAAGAAGTTGATTATTTCCCGGTAATGCATCTGTACGGAACGTGCCACTCTTCCGAAAGCAAGAAACCCTGATTTTTCCACCTCGTCATACCAGCGGGCAAGATGCGTCAATGCCGCATCCTTGTACCTGCATTGGTGGTATATCAGTCCGAGCCTCATGGAGAGGTAGTATGCTTGGGTCAGCGGATTTCCCCGGTTGGCAAGCTTTCTTTTAAGCGTATAGCCTAGCCAGTCTGAACATGAAGAATTTCAGATCAGCCACCCCTCTTAACTGGCTTCGAAAAGCTTTGATTTTAGCATTGAACGACTCCGCTGAAGCATTTGTCAATCGTTCTTCAAAATAATTTATGATGGTCGTACTATGGTTTGAAAACGTATCAAGTACCTTGTTGAACTCCATATAGTCAAACTTTTCCACTTCATTGTACCATCTTGCGAGATTTAGCCTTGCTTCATCGAGACCTGACTTCTTGTTGAAGATGTCTGTCAGTTTCATGCTAAGGCTGTATCCTTCCAGAAGCTTGGGGAATTTATCAAAGAGAATGGCAGCCCTGGTCTTTTGCTGTTCATTCCATTTGCTCCAGTGTTTCAGTATAATGTGCTTGCTTCTGCTTACTATCTGTGACAGGGTTTCTCCGTTCTCCATTCTTTCAGGTTCCCATTTCCCTATTCTTTCCCTTTCCGCCTTACTCTTTGTTTCTTTCTTCTTTTGGCGATGCTCCCTGATAGCCTGATTTTCCGCATCAAGTACTTTCCACCGATAGCGTATTCTTAACTGGTCAACAGCTTCAGACATGAGCTGCTGTACATGAAAACGGTCATTGATCAGCTTTGCGGCAGGAAACACCTTTCTGACTGTCAGCATCATGGCTGAAGATAAATCTGTAGTGACAGTCTTGACAGACAGCCGTTTCCGGTGCGGAAGCCTGCGCAAGATTCCGCTTACCGCATCTGTGGCCACTCCACGAACTATTGCAACTAAAGCACCCTTACGACCTTTAGCTGCTTTATTGGTCAGAATCGTATAAACATCTCCATTGCTCAGGCAAGTTTCATCCAAAGAAAGCTTTTCTCCAATATTTTCAGGATAAAGGAGATAGTCATGCGCATGTTCGAGCTGATCCCAGTTCCGGTAATCACTGATTTTCTCCTTGTATTGTTTACGAAGAGTCTGCCCTTTTACGCCATAACGTTCCGCAAGCACACTGATGCTCACAGGAGTAGATTCAATCTCCTTCTTTTAAAAAAGAGACGAACTCAGAATTGAGCCGTGTACCGTCAAATTCGGATAAATCCCAGTCATAACTGAAGATTTCATTGGAAGATTTGTCAAGCCATTTACGTTTACGAACATGGAGATAAGTGGCGCGACCACGAATAGGATAGTCTTGGATTGTACGATACTCACCAAAACCATAGGATATGATATCCGGATTGATCTTATCTTCTTTTAGTTGAACTTTTTTTTCATCAAGATAAATATCAAAACGGTCAGCACTCTTGTCGAAATTGACAATATCAAAGTTGTCTATAAGCACATCCGGAAGGATGGCACGAAGGAGTTGTGCGGGTTTCATAAAACAAAGGTAAGCAAAGATAGCTAATTTTAAAACTTACCAACCAGATATTTCCGCTGAGCCGTATGCTTTCTTAATATCGGGATACTCCCGGAACAGGATGCCGGCGCGTACGCGCTGTGATTCCGTCCACAAGGATTCCTTCTTATATAACAGGTAAATGCTTCTCGAAAGAAGCTGTTTGCGTGAATCACCGTTTTCAAAGACCGGCGCATGATATATCTTCCCGCAGGCTTTGGCATGGGCGATCTGAACGGATTCTTCGTCCAAAGCCTCCCAACGTGCTTTAACGCGCATATCCTGAACCGCCTCATAAGCGAGTTTCTGCACATGGAAACGGTCTGTGACGCGGCGTGCGGCGGGAAAACAGAGGCGGGCGATCTGCTCCATGTTCGGAGCCATATCCATGGTTATCTCCCTGACCTGAAAGCGTCTGCGGCGGGAAAGACGGAGCAGTACGGAGGTCACGGTCTTTACATCTGTTCCTTTCACAACGGCGATAAGACTGCCCGAACGGCCTTTTCTCTCCTTGTTTATCAACACGGTATATAATTCTCCGCGGGAAAGGCAGACTTCATCCAGTCCCACATAAACACCGATGTTCTTCTCGAAAAGAAGCCATTCTTCGGCATGAGGAAGCTGCTCCCAACAGAGATAACCGCTCAGGTGATTCCGGTATTGCCGCTCGAGCAGTTCCCCGTCGACCCCGAACAGCGTTCCCAACAGCCTGCAGCCCACCGGCAGCTTATCAATATAATTCTTTTAAAAAAGACGCAAATTCATGCGTCATACGGCTACCACCGGCAACCAGTTTCCAGTCACGGCTCACGTAACGGTTCTCATCCTTGACAACCCACCTGCGCCGGCGCACGTTCAGAAAAAGCTTCTTGCCGCGTATGGGGAAATCCTGAACCACAACAGGTTCGTAAAAAACCCTTGCTCTCAACTTTCATTCCTGCGTATTCTTTAGGAACTTCATTCTTTTCTTCTAAATAAATCACTATTTCCGATGCGCTTTCCTTTACGTCCGAGATGATGAAATAATCCAATGTCCCTTC
This window contains:
- the rho gene encoding transcription termination factor Rho, translating into MYNIIQLNDKNLSELQAIAQELGIKKTDSLKKEELVYKILDEQAIAGATKKVAADKLKEERKGDKQKRSRVTVKKEAADKVFTANKNGELTKGKTEEAPAVQASVQAAEAAKEPAVAATPAAETEVPKRKPGRPRKVKQEAAPVAETPKTVPAETKVETTEPKKAEPKKVVAAPQPTPDESPVLPEAEDDFIPIEDLPTEKIELPSELIGKFEATKAETPVPATEQPQQRSRLRLRDNNTPYNNNRNNNNQRPAQQQQRPAQQQNNNENYVASERKPAIEREKAYEFDDILTGTGVLEIMQDGYGFLRSSDYNYLSSPDDIYVSQSQIKLFGLKTGDVVEGVIRPPKEGEKYFPLVKVSKINGRDPAFVRDRVPFEHLTPLFPDEKFKLCKGGYSDSLSARVVDLFAPIGKGQRALIVAQPKTGKTILMKDIANAIAANHPEVYMIMLLIDERPEEVTDMARTVNAEVIASTFDEPAERHVKIAGIVLEKAKRMVECGHDVVIFLDSITRLARAYNTVSPASGKVLSGGVDANALHKPKRFFGAARNIEGGGSLTILATALIDTGSKMDEVIFEEFKGTGNMELQLDRNLSNKRIFPAVNIVASSTRRDDLLQDKQTLDRMWILRKYLADMNPIEAMDFVKDRLEKTKDNDEFLMSMNG
- a CDS encoding 4Fe-4S binding protein → MNIYAVRLITFSPTHTSKQVGEAIVRGTGISDVARTDLTFHPAGKLEIPESTLTVITVPVYGGKVAPLGLERMKDVHASGAPAVLVAVYGNRAYEKALVELDAFASDRGFKVIAGATFVGEHSYSTQQNPIAAGRPDADDLQFAETFGAKIRTKIEAAADMDKLYAVDVNRIQRPRQAFFPLFRFLRKVVKLRKSGVPMPRIPAVDTELCNHCGYCVKHCPAGAIVKGDECSTDVEKCIRCCACVKGCPQKARTFDTPFAALLADCFKKQKENRIIL
- the tilS gene encoding tRNA lysidine(34) synthetase TilS, which encodes MEKEKVAQYINRKQLLQPTDKVLVALSGGADSVALLRLLQASGYDCEAAHCNFHLRGAESDRDEAFVRQLCVKQQVPLHTVHFDTARTAEERHISIEMAARELRYGWFEEIRQKINADAIAVAHHQDDSVETLLLNLIRGTGINGLRGIRPKNGHIVRPLLCLERKEIISYLNRIGQDYVTDSTNLQDEYTRNKIRLNLLPMMQEINPSVKESILNTAEHLDGASAIYKQGIDEGIKRVRTAEGICIERLMQEPAPATLLFEILYPLGFNTAQIRDIYRSLEGQPGKIFTSEHWCIVKDREYLLIEAHRHPIQPALAMEEHVFTPDFVIPRDKNTACFDADKLTHPLLLRPWRQGDSFIPFGMKGRKKVSDYMTDRKFSLLRKEQQWVLCCGEEIIWLIGERTDNRFRIGASTKRVLTVRLLPAGDSPVTP
- the feoB gene encoding ferrous iron transport protein B; protein product: MRLSELKTGEKGVIVKVLGHGGFRKRIVEMGFIKGKTVEVLLNAPLKDPIKYKVMGYEISLRRQEAEMIEIVGEKEMCRESVQLDYHEGWSEDMRLDEEELKRIALGKRRTINVALVGNPNCGKTSLFNIASGSHEHVGNYSGVTVDAKEGYFDFQGYHFRIVDLPGTYSLSAYSPEEIYVRHHIINETPDIIINVVDSSNLERNLYLTTQLIDMNVRMVIALNMYDELEASGNTLDYVKLGQLFGVPMLPTISRTGKGIEQLFHIIIGIYEGGDFLDKKGKIRAEILNDLRNWHKEYVPDHDFGTHKEEKEHPAGFYRHIHINHGPELERSIEEVKRIISVNENIRYKYSTRFLAIKLLENDEDLEKTVQEFPNGKDIIEVRNREVQRLRNVINEDSEQAITDAKYGFIAGALRETYVDKQEDTARTTRVIDSIVTHRVWGYPIFFLFLYLMFEGTFILGDYPMQGIEWLVGALGSLVRDNMSEGPLKDLLVDGIIGGVGGVIVFLPNILILYFFISLMEDSGYMARAAFIMDKIMHKMGLHGKSFIPLIMGFGCNVPAIMASRTIENRKSRLVTMLINPLMSCSARLPIYLLLVGAFFPNNASLVLLIIYAIGILLAVVMARLFCRFLVKGDDTPFVMELPPYRIPTSKSIFRHTWEKGAQYLRKMGGIIMVASIVIWALGYYPDHDAYQDVAEQQENSYIGRIGKAVEPVIEPLGFDWKLGVGILSGVGAKELVVSTLGVLYADDAEADAVSLGERIPITPLVAFGYMVFVLIYFPCIATLAAIKGESGSWKWALFAAVYTTVLAWVVSFAIYQIGGLFG
- a CDS encoding transposase; this translates as MSISVLAERYGVKGQTLRKQYKEKISDYRNWDQLEHAHDYLLYPENIGEKLSLDETCLSNGDVYTILTNKAAKGRKGALVAIVRGVATDAVSGILRRLPHRKRLSVKTVTTDLSSAMMLTVRKVFPAAKLINDRFHVQQLMSEAVDQLRIRYRWKVLDAENQAIREHRQKKKETKSKAERERIGKWEPERMENGETLSQIVSRSKHIILKHWSKWNEQQKTRAAILFDKFPKLLEGYSLSMKLTDIFNKKSGLDEARLNLARWYNEVEKFDYMEFNKVLDTFSNHSTTIINYFEERLTNASAESFNAKIKAFRSQLRGVADLKFFMFRLARLYA
- a CDS encoding transposase family protein; the encoded protein is MKPAQLLRAILPDVLIDNFDIVNFDKSADRFDIYLDEKKVQLKEDKINPDIISYGFGEYRTIQDYPIRGRATYLHVRKRKWLDKSSNEIFSYDWDLSEFDGTRLNSEFVSFLKEGD